One stretch of Tachysurus fulvidraco isolate hzauxx_2018 chromosome 12, HZAU_PFXX_2.0, whole genome shotgun sequence DNA includes these proteins:
- the tmem63c gene encoding calcium permeable stress-gated cation channel 1 isoform X1, with amino-acid sequence MAAYSNSLGTASPVFEPWSAASVDQDLLHLLGSVTEQNSTSERCYLSHSRSSVLQGLPFGGVPTVLTINLVLWLFLLLVFSCVRKAAWDYGRLALLMENDSLTSLFYGEQSEKEKSPSETSPSDSETKDMGFCSWLTSLYHMKDDEIRSKCGIDAVTYLAFQRHVILLMAVVCLLSLSVILPVNLSGSLLEDSPKNFGRTTVANVAAHNSFLWIHSIFALLYFVITVLCMVHHSSQLEYKEDEKVARTLMITNIPREISDPGLITKHLHEAYPSCTVTDICFCFDVQKLMKLDSERRKAMKGRMYFTTKSQKEGRIMIKTHPCAQIFCCDFCGFEQIDAEQYYSELEEKLTDEFNAEKHRITMKRLGIAFVTFRDERMTAVIVKDYRRARCRRKPQQSSITTVVHSHQWDVHYAPAPNDIIWENLSVSGSRWWLRCVLLNILLFLLLFFLTTPAIIVNTMDKFNVTQPVESLQNPVITQFFPTLLLWAFSVLLPFLVYYSAFFEHHWTRSSENQITMHKCFLLLVFMVIILPSLGLSSLDFFFRWLFDTHFLDQKDVKFQCVFLPDNGAFFVNYIITSSLIGTAMELLRIPSLLVYSLRLCFAKSKAERIHVKRSQAYEFQFGLEYAWTMCIFSVSMTYSITCPIIVPFGLLYLILKHMVDRYNIYYAYIPTKLSQHIHSAAIKQVLVAPILCMFWLLFFSVLRLGPMRPITLFTFISVLLCIIFTVFGICLKKLQTDRTTSYQMSDATTEGVYTDIERSTASTATTANLFIASVLLEPELGLTPMPSPAHQSYGTMGNCQASVHEEESAVGKDAEETVETEIEDTPGRVCSSSLMDSPVDYQ; translated from the exons ATGGCGGCGTATTCCAACTCCTTGGGAACGGCAAGTCCTGTGTTTGAGCCGTGGTCCGCAGCGTCAGTGGATCAGGATCTCCTGCATTTGCTAGGCTCTGTGACTGAACAGAATAGCACTTCAGAGAGATGTTACCTCTCACATTCTCGCAGCAGTGTGCTTCAGGGGCTGCCCTTCGGTGGAGTGcccactgtcctcactatcaaCCTCGTCCTTTGGCTG TTCCTCTTGCTTGTGTTCTCCTGCGTGAGGAAGGCTGCGTGGGATTACGGGCGTCTGGCTCTGCTGATGGAGAATGATAG TCTAACATCACTTTTCTATGGAGAacaaagtgagaaagagaagtcTCCTTCTGAAACCAGTCCCTCAGACTCTGAGACCAAAGATATG GGCTTCTGCTCCTGGCTCACATCTCTCTACCACATGAA GGATGATGAGATCCGTAGTAAGTGTGGCATTGATGCAGTTACATACTTGGCATTTCAACGCCATGTCATCCTTCTCATGGCTGTAGTGTGTCTGCTCTCGCTGAGTGTTATCCTGCCTGTCAACCTCTCTGGGAGCCTCCTGG AGGACAGCCCTAAGAATTTTGGTCGGACAACCGTGGCTAACGTAGCAGCACA CAACAGTTTTCTGTGGATACACAGCATCTTTGCACTACTGTACTTTGTAATTACTGTACTCTGTATGGTCCACCACTCCTCACAGCTGGAATACAAAGAGGACGAGAAG GTGGCTAGAACTTTAATGATCACTAACATTCCCAGAGAGATTTCTGACCCCGGCCTGATTACCAAACATCTCCA CGAAGCATATCCGAGTTGTACAGTCACAGACATCTGCTTTTGTTTCGATGTCCAAAAGCTAATGAAGCTGGACTCTGAGAG GAGGAAAGCAATGAAAGGGAGGATGTATTTCACTACCAAGTCACAGAAGGAAGGCAGGATAATGATAAAGACACATCCTTGTGCTCAGATCTTCTGCTGTGATTTTTGTGGCTTTGAACAG ATCGATGCAGAGCAGTATTATAGTGAATTAGAAGAGAAGCTAACAGATGAGTTTAATGCTGAAAAGCATCGCATTACCATGAAGAGATTAGGCATTGCCTTTGTAACTTTCAGAGATGAGAGGATGACTGCAGT CATTGTGAAAGACTACAGGAGGGCCCGTTGCCGTCGGAAACCGCAGCAGTCCAGTATCACTACAGTCGTGCACTCACACCAGTGGGATGTCCACTATGCCCCTGCCCCCAATGACATCATTTG GGAGAACCTGTCAGTGAGTGGCTCTCGCTGGTGGCTTCGATGTGTCTTGCTTAATatcctgctcttcctcctcttgTTCTTCCTCACCACTCCGGCCATTATTGTCAACACTATGGACAAGTTCAATGTCACTCAACCTGTTGAAAGCCTTCAG AATCCGGTTATCACCCAGTTCTTCCCAACTTTGCTCCTATGGGCTTTCTCTGTTCTGCTCCCCTTTCTCGTGTATTACTCCGCCTTCTTTGAGCATCACTGGACCAG GTCCAGTGAGAATCAGATCACGATGCACAAGTGCTTTCTACTGCTGGTCTTTATGGTCATCATTCTACCTTCTCTTGGATTGTCCAG TTTGGATTTTTTCTTCAGATGGCTCTTTGACACTCACTTCCTGGATCAGAAAGATGTAAAGTTCCA ATGTGTGTTCTTGCCTGATAACGGAGCGTTTTTTGTGAATTACATCATCACATCGAGTCTGATTGGAACAGCGATGGAGCTGCTGCGGATTCCCTCTTTACTGGTTTACTCGCTGCGTCTTTGTTTTGCAAAGTCCAAAGCTGAACGCATCCATGTTAAACGA AGTCAGGCTTATGAGTTCCAGTTTGGGTTAGAGTATGCGTGGACCATGTGCATATTCTCTGTTAGTATGACCTATAGCATTACCTGCCCCATCATCGTACCCTTTG GGTTGTTGTATCTGATTCTGAAGCACATGGTTGACCGCTACAACATCTACTACGCCTACATCCCTACCAAGCTGAGTCAGCACATCCACTCAGCTGCTATCAAGCAGGTGCTTGTGGCCCCGATACTCTGTATGTTCTGGCTCCTCTTCTTCTCTGTGCTACGACTTG GTCCAATGCGACCCATCACGCTGTTCACCTTCATCTCTGTACTTTTATGTATCATTTTTACCGTCTTCGGGATCTGTCTAAAAAaactacagacagacagaacaacaAGCTATCAG ATGTCTGACGCAACTACAGAAGGAGTCTACACTGATATAGAGAGAAGCACTGCATCCACCGCAACTACTGCAAAT CTCTTCATAGCATCAGTGTTACTGGAACCGGAGCTGGGTCTGACACCCATGCCCTCTCCTGCCCACCAGAGCTATGGTACCATGGGAAACTGTCAGGCCTCGGTGCATGAGGAAGAGAGTGCGGTTGGGAAAGATGCAGAGGAAACAGTGGAGACAGAGATTGAAGACACACCAGGACGTGTCTGCTCTAGCTCTCTGATGGACAGTCCAGTGGACTACCAGTGA
- the tmem63c gene encoding calcium permeable stress-gated cation channel 1 isoform X2, translating to MCFHNDLQRNTVWPAVLQIYTHLNSLTSLFYGEQSEKEKSPSETSPSDSETKDMGFCSWLTSLYHMKDDEIRSKCGIDAVTYLAFQRHVILLMAVVCLLSLSVILPVNLSGSLLEDSPKNFGRTTVANVAAHNSFLWIHSIFALLYFVITVLCMVHHSSQLEYKEDEKVARTLMITNIPREISDPGLITKHLHEAYPSCTVTDICFCFDVQKLMKLDSERRKAMKGRMYFTTKSQKEGRIMIKTHPCAQIFCCDFCGFEQIDAEQYYSELEEKLTDEFNAEKHRITMKRLGIAFVTFRDERMTAVIVKDYRRARCRRKPQQSSITTVVHSHQWDVHYAPAPNDIIWENLSVSGSRWWLRCVLLNILLFLLLFFLTTPAIIVNTMDKFNVTQPVESLQNPVITQFFPTLLLWAFSVLLPFLVYYSAFFEHHWTRSSENQITMHKCFLLLVFMVIILPSLGLSSLDFFFRWLFDTHFLDQKDVKFQCVFLPDNGAFFVNYIITSSLIGTAMELLRIPSLLVYSLRLCFAKSKAERIHVKRSQAYEFQFGLEYAWTMCIFSVSMTYSITCPIIVPFGLLYLILKHMVDRYNIYYAYIPTKLSQHIHSAAIKQVLVAPILCMFWLLFFSVLRLGPMRPITLFTFISVLLCIIFTVFGICLKKLQTDRTTSYQMSDATTEGVYTDIERSTASTATTANLFIASVLLEPELGLTPMPSPAHQSYGTMGNCQASVHEEESAVGKDAEETVETEIEDTPGRVCSSSLMDSPVDYQ from the exons ATGTGTTTTCATAATGATCTACAGAGGAACACAGTCTGGCCAGCTGTCCTACAGATTTATACACATCTAAACAG TCTAACATCACTTTTCTATGGAGAacaaagtgagaaagagaagtcTCCTTCTGAAACCAGTCCCTCAGACTCTGAGACCAAAGATATG GGCTTCTGCTCCTGGCTCACATCTCTCTACCACATGAA GGATGATGAGATCCGTAGTAAGTGTGGCATTGATGCAGTTACATACTTGGCATTTCAACGCCATGTCATCCTTCTCATGGCTGTAGTGTGTCTGCTCTCGCTGAGTGTTATCCTGCCTGTCAACCTCTCTGGGAGCCTCCTGG AGGACAGCCCTAAGAATTTTGGTCGGACAACCGTGGCTAACGTAGCAGCACA CAACAGTTTTCTGTGGATACACAGCATCTTTGCACTACTGTACTTTGTAATTACTGTACTCTGTATGGTCCACCACTCCTCACAGCTGGAATACAAAGAGGACGAGAAG GTGGCTAGAACTTTAATGATCACTAACATTCCCAGAGAGATTTCTGACCCCGGCCTGATTACCAAACATCTCCA CGAAGCATATCCGAGTTGTACAGTCACAGACATCTGCTTTTGTTTCGATGTCCAAAAGCTAATGAAGCTGGACTCTGAGAG GAGGAAAGCAATGAAAGGGAGGATGTATTTCACTACCAAGTCACAGAAGGAAGGCAGGATAATGATAAAGACACATCCTTGTGCTCAGATCTTCTGCTGTGATTTTTGTGGCTTTGAACAG ATCGATGCAGAGCAGTATTATAGTGAATTAGAAGAGAAGCTAACAGATGAGTTTAATGCTGAAAAGCATCGCATTACCATGAAGAGATTAGGCATTGCCTTTGTAACTTTCAGAGATGAGAGGATGACTGCAGT CATTGTGAAAGACTACAGGAGGGCCCGTTGCCGTCGGAAACCGCAGCAGTCCAGTATCACTACAGTCGTGCACTCACACCAGTGGGATGTCCACTATGCCCCTGCCCCCAATGACATCATTTG GGAGAACCTGTCAGTGAGTGGCTCTCGCTGGTGGCTTCGATGTGTCTTGCTTAATatcctgctcttcctcctcttgTTCTTCCTCACCACTCCGGCCATTATTGTCAACACTATGGACAAGTTCAATGTCACTCAACCTGTTGAAAGCCTTCAG AATCCGGTTATCACCCAGTTCTTCCCAACTTTGCTCCTATGGGCTTTCTCTGTTCTGCTCCCCTTTCTCGTGTATTACTCCGCCTTCTTTGAGCATCACTGGACCAG GTCCAGTGAGAATCAGATCACGATGCACAAGTGCTTTCTACTGCTGGTCTTTATGGTCATCATTCTACCTTCTCTTGGATTGTCCAG TTTGGATTTTTTCTTCAGATGGCTCTTTGACACTCACTTCCTGGATCAGAAAGATGTAAAGTTCCA ATGTGTGTTCTTGCCTGATAACGGAGCGTTTTTTGTGAATTACATCATCACATCGAGTCTGATTGGAACAGCGATGGAGCTGCTGCGGATTCCCTCTTTACTGGTTTACTCGCTGCGTCTTTGTTTTGCAAAGTCCAAAGCTGAACGCATCCATGTTAAACGA AGTCAGGCTTATGAGTTCCAGTTTGGGTTAGAGTATGCGTGGACCATGTGCATATTCTCTGTTAGTATGACCTATAGCATTACCTGCCCCATCATCGTACCCTTTG GGTTGTTGTATCTGATTCTGAAGCACATGGTTGACCGCTACAACATCTACTACGCCTACATCCCTACCAAGCTGAGTCAGCACATCCACTCAGCTGCTATCAAGCAGGTGCTTGTGGCCCCGATACTCTGTATGTTCTGGCTCCTCTTCTTCTCTGTGCTACGACTTG GTCCAATGCGACCCATCACGCTGTTCACCTTCATCTCTGTACTTTTATGTATCATTTTTACCGTCTTCGGGATCTGTCTAAAAAaactacagacagacagaacaacaAGCTATCAG ATGTCTGACGCAACTACAGAAGGAGTCTACACTGATATAGAGAGAAGCACTGCATCCACCGCAACTACTGCAAAT CTCTTCATAGCATCAGTGTTACTGGAACCGGAGCTGGGTCTGACACCCATGCCCTCTCCTGCCCACCAGAGCTATGGTACCATGGGAAACTGTCAGGCCTCGGTGCATGAGGAAGAGAGTGCGGTTGGGAAAGATGCAGAGGAAACAGTGGAGACAGAGATTGAAGACACACCAGGACGTGTCTGCTCTAGCTCTCTGATGGACAGTCCAGTGGACTACCAGTGA